A region from the Halomarina litorea genome encodes:
- a CDS encoding aconitate hydratase, producing MGQTLTEKILADHLVEGELETGEEIGIEIDQVLTQDTTGTLVWLQFEALGLDEVQTELAAQYCDHQTYQFDFKNTDDHRFLRSAAGTFGAHFSRPGNGICHNVHKENFAAPGKTLLGSDSHTPTPGGLGQLAIGSGGLDVAVAMGGGPYYIEMPEVVNVRLEGELPEWATAKDVILEMLRRLSVKGGVGKIFEYTGPGAESLSVPERTTITNMGTELGATSSLFGTDEKTKEYLAKQGREDEYVELSPDDDAEYADEITIDLADLEPLIAKPSMPDNVVPVREVAGQSVDQVIIGSCTNGGYEDILPGAKMLEGREINKKTEMIVAPGSKQASELLAREGWTAEMMAAGVNFSEATCGACIGIGHVPASDSVSLRTFNRNFEGRSGIEDDNVYLCSPEVATAAALKGEIVDPRDLADELGDLEAPGLELPEQYDGSKADLIAPDEAVDDDLVKGPNIGDVPLKDSLESDLEGPALLKMEDNITTDHIIPATQDILMYRSNIPKLSEFTLSRVDDTFAERALESDGGFLVAGENYGQGSSREHAALCPMYLGIQGVFAQSFARIHKANLFNFGLLPLVIDEETYERFEQGDDIEIVDDVSEAVESGQEEFTFRVNDDWEATGRLEASERERRILAAGGKLSLTRQQYDEEGGAAPADD from the coding sequence ATGGGACAGACGCTCACCGAGAAGATTCTCGCCGACCACCTCGTCGAGGGAGAACTCGAGACGGGAGAGGAGATCGGCATCGAGATCGACCAGGTGCTCACCCAGGACACGACCGGCACGCTGGTCTGGCTCCAGTTCGAGGCCCTCGGCCTCGACGAGGTCCAGACGGAACTCGCCGCGCAGTACTGTGACCACCAGACCTACCAGTTCGACTTCAAGAACACGGACGACCACCGCTTCCTCCGCTCTGCGGCCGGCACGTTCGGGGCGCACTTCTCTCGCCCCGGCAACGGTATCTGCCACAACGTCCACAAGGAGAACTTCGCCGCGCCCGGCAAGACGCTCCTCGGTTCGGACTCCCACACGCCGACGCCCGGCGGCCTCGGCCAGCTCGCCATCGGGTCCGGTGGGCTGGACGTCGCCGTCGCGATGGGCGGCGGCCCCTACTACATCGAGATGCCCGAGGTCGTCAACGTGCGACTCGAGGGCGAACTGCCCGAGTGGGCCACCGCGAAGGACGTCATCCTCGAGATGCTCCGTCGTCTCTCCGTGAAGGGCGGCGTCGGCAAGATCTTCGAGTACACCGGCCCCGGCGCGGAGAGCCTCTCCGTGCCCGAGCGGACGACCATCACGAACATGGGGACGGAACTCGGCGCGACCTCCTCGCTGTTCGGCACCGACGAGAAGACGAAGGAGTACCTCGCGAAGCAGGGCCGTGAGGACGAGTACGTCGAACTCTCGCCCGACGACGACGCCGAGTACGCCGACGAGATCACCATCGACCTCGCGGACCTCGAACCGCTCATCGCCAAGCCGTCGATGCCCGACAACGTGGTGCCCGTCCGCGAGGTCGCCGGCCAGTCCGTCGACCAGGTCATCATCGGCTCCTGTACGAACGGCGGCTACGAGGACATCCTCCCCGGCGCGAAGATGCTCGAGGGCCGCGAGATCAACAAGAAGACGGAGATGATCGTCGCGCCCGGCTCCAAGCAGGCCAGCGAACTGCTCGCCCGCGAGGGCTGGACGGCGGAGATGATGGCGGCCGGCGTCAACTTCTCCGAGGCGACGTGCGGTGCCTGCATCGGCATCGGCCACGTTCCCGCCTCCGACTCCGTCTCGCTGCGGACGTTCAACCGCAACTTCGAGGGTCGCTCCGGCATCGAGGACGACAACGTCTACCTCTGCTCGCCGGAAGTCGCGACCGCGGCCGCCCTCAAGGGCGAGATCGTCGACCCGCGCGACCTCGCCGACGAACTCGGCGACCTCGAGGCGCCCGGCCTCGAACTGCCAGAGCAGTACGACGGCTCGAAGGCGGACCTCATCGCGCCCGACGAGGCCGTCGACGACGACCTCGTCAAGGGCCCCAACATCGGCGACGTGCCGCTGAAGGACTCCCTCGAGTCCGACCTCGAGGGGCCGGCCCTCCTCAAGATGGAGGACAACATCACGACCGACCACATCATCCCTGCCACGCAGGACATCCTGATGTACCGGTCGAACATCCCCAAACTGAGCGAGTTCACGCTCTCGCGCGTCGACGACACGTTCGCGGAGCGCGCACTGGAGAGCGACGGCGGCTTCCTCGTCGCCGGCGAGAACTACGGGCAGGGCTCCTCGCGTGAGCACGCCGCCCTGTGTCCGATGTACCTCGGCATTCAGGGCGTCTTCGCCCAGAGCTTCGCCCGCATCCACAAGGCGAACCTCTTCAACTTCGGCCTGCTCCCCCTCGTCATCGACGAGGAGACCTACGAGCGCTTCGAGCAGGGCGACGACATCGAGATCGTCGACGACGTGAGCGAGGCCGTCGAGTCCGGCCAGGAGGAGTTCACCTTCCGCGTCAACGACGACTGGGAGGCCACCGGCCGGCTGGAGGCCTCCGAGCGCGAGCGCCGCATCCTCGCCGCCGGCGGCAAGCTGTCGCTGACCCGCCAGCAGTACGACGAGGAGGGCGGCGCGGCACCCGCCGACGACTGA
- a CDS encoding deoxyuridine 5'-triphosphate nucleotidohydrolase: protein MFRSGAFVAEQCSPVSEDQVQPNGLDLTLDTVFEQVTPGRIGREGKDIGERRELAAEDDTFTLPSGGYVLRYAETVGIPAEHVGFIYPRSSLMRNSCMLNTAVWDAGYRGRGEGLLQVHHPVELEAGARVAQLVLARADHEGTYEGSYQGENVEE from the coding sequence ATGTTCAGAAGCGGCGCGTTCGTCGCAGAGCAGTGTTCGCCGGTGTCCGAAGACCAGGTCCAGCCCAACGGTCTCGACCTGACGCTCGACACCGTCTTCGAGCAGGTCACACCCGGTCGAATCGGCCGCGAAGGGAAAGACATCGGTGAGCGCCGCGAACTCGCTGCCGAGGACGACACCTTCACGCTCCCGTCGGGCGGGTACGTCCTCCGGTACGCCGAGACGGTCGGCATCCCCGCCGAGCACGTCGGGTTCATCTACCCCCGGTCGTCGCTCATGCGCAACTCCTGTATGCTCAACACGGCCGTCTGGGACGCGGGCTACCGGGGGCGGGGGGAGGGCCTCCTGCAGGTCCACCACCCGGTCGAACTGGAGGCAGGCGCGCGCGTCGCCCAGTTGGTCCTCGCGCGTGCGGACCACGAGGGGACCTACGAGGGGTCCTATCAGGGCGAGAACGTCGAGGAGTAG
- a CDS encoding DUF7537 family lipoprotein, whose protein sequence is MAHTRILSVVLLAVLVTTAGCSGLLGDASTPGETPAVDRTTDTNATDATATNDSTATATPAETDLSSLAPDAVRARHTEGLREAGSFNATRSITIASNDSTNPFSTFSLTSEFSVDFESNRSIERSSFFGTTVTYTAANGTTYRQQMLSEDASPEDASYSVSDPDDDSLFGLDPVNVTEAIGTDALVVGENVSYEAVGTETVDGVTVTRYETSGVEQLSGENLLGNGTIEGEDTRVENFTATLLVDGEGIVRLTDWHIEFVDTANGTAYELGVRHEISAVGEVVVEEPGWLQYVDDSGPGYETPTNCSAPSAEGTIGQTPAGDGTYNVTFEAASVGQDTVVRLTYEGVGYENYIQRAAYFSDDVARTKGLEPGTVVEAVAENSCGGTVVLATHTVEAGADSSANASSTAY, encoded by the coding sequence ATGGCACACACTCGCATCTTGTCGGTCGTCTTGCTCGCGGTCCTCGTGACGACCGCCGGCTGTTCCGGTCTGCTGGGCGACGCGTCCACCCCCGGGGAGACGCCCGCAGTCGACCGAACGACGGATACGAACGCGACGGACGCGACCGCGACGAACGACTCGACCGCGACGGCTACCCCCGCCGAGACCGACCTGTCGTCGCTCGCACCCGACGCCGTCCGCGCGCGCCACACCGAGGGGCTCCGTGAGGCGGGGTCGTTCAACGCGACCCGGTCGATAACCATCGCCTCGAACGACTCCACGAACCCGTTCAGCACGTTCTCGCTCACCAGCGAGTTCTCGGTCGACTTCGAGTCCAACCGGTCGATAGAGCGCTCCTCGTTCTTCGGGACGACGGTGACCTACACGGCCGCCAACGGGACGACCTACCGGCAGCAGATGCTCTCCGAGGACGCCTCGCCCGAGGACGCGTCGTACAGCGTGAGCGACCCCGACGACGACAGCCTGTTCGGCCTCGACCCCGTCAACGTCACGGAGGCCATCGGGACCGACGCCCTCGTCGTCGGCGAGAATGTCAGCTACGAGGCCGTCGGGACCGAGACGGTCGACGGCGTCACGGTCACGCGCTACGAGACCAGCGGCGTCGAGCAGTTGAGCGGCGAGAACCTGCTCGGCAACGGCACCATCGAGGGCGAGGACACGCGCGTCGAGAACTTCACCGCGACGCTCCTCGTGGACGGCGAGGGGATCGTCCGCCTCACCGACTGGCACATCGAGTTCGTCGACACCGCGAACGGGACGGCCTACGAACTCGGGGTGCGCCACGAGATTTCGGCGGTCGGCGAAGTCGTCGTGGAGGAACCCGGCTGGCTCCAGTACGTCGACGACAGCGGTCCCGGCTACGAGACGCCGACGAACTGCTCCGCACCGAGCGCCGAGGGCACCATCGGGCAGACGCCCGCCGGCGACGGCACGTACAACGTGACCTTCGAGGCCGCGTCCGTCGGCCAGGACACCGTCGTCCGCCTCACCTACGAGGGTGTGGGCTACGAGAACTACATCCAGCGGGCGGCGTACTTCTCGGACGACGTCGCCCGGACGAAGGGGCTCGAACCCGGCACCGTCGTGGAGGCCGTCGCGGAGAACAGCTGCGGGGGCACCGTCGTCCTCGCGACACACACCGTCGAGGCGGGCGCCGACTCGTCGGCGAACGCATCGAGTACCGCCTACTGA
- a CDS encoding SDR family NAD(P)-dependent oxidoreductase, translating to MTRTAVIAGVGPGLGESLARRFVEEGCRVGLFARSADYLEDLADDLGADALAVPTDLTDPAEVRRGFEAVRDAFGPVDVLVNHASGAPWKGTMEVSPEAFEDALRVGPMGALYCSQEAVRDMLDNYAEETSASDQNAGRSGSEGGTVVFTGATTSVRGRGGAVAFSAAKFACRGMAESMARELGPEGIHVAHVVIDGQILTPSARESMGDREADAYLDPDEVARQYWNLVEQDRTAWTLELDLRPSVEEF from the coding sequence ATGACACGAACCGCGGTCATCGCCGGCGTCGGCCCGGGACTCGGGGAGTCGCTCGCCCGTCGCTTCGTCGAGGAGGGGTGTCGGGTGGGGTTGTTCGCCCGGTCGGCGGACTACCTGGAGGACCTCGCGGACGACCTCGGCGCGGACGCCCTCGCCGTCCCGACGGACCTCACCGACCCCGCCGAGGTCCGACGCGGGTTCGAGGCGGTCCGCGACGCCTTCGGCCCCGTCGACGTCCTCGTCAACCACGCGAGCGGTGCCCCGTGGAAGGGGACGATGGAGGTGTCCCCGGAGGCCTTCGAGGACGCCCTGCGGGTCGGGCCGATGGGTGCGCTCTACTGCTCGCAGGAGGCGGTCAGGGACATGCTGGACAACTACGCCGAGGAAACCTCGGCGAGCGACCAGAACGCGGGGCGTTCTGGTAGCGAGGGTGGGACGGTCGTCTTCACGGGCGCGACCACCTCCGTCCGGGGCCGTGGCGGTGCCGTCGCCTTCTCGGCGGCGAAGTTCGCCTGTCGGGGGATGGCCGAGTCGATGGCCCGCGAACTCGGCCCCGAGGGAATCCACGTCGCGCACGTCGTCATCGACGGCCAGATTCTCACCCCGAGTGCGCGCGAGTCGATGGGCGACCGCGAGGCGGACGCCTACCTCGACCCGGACGAGGTGGCAAGGCAGTACTGGAACCTCGTCGAACAGGACCGGACGGCGTGGACGCTGGAACTCGACCTCCGGCCGTCCGTCGAGGAGTTCTGA
- a CDS encoding metal-dependent hydrolase family protein, with protein MTTFDCGTLIDGTSDEPRHDVRLVVDEDGRIAEVGDPNSTDAHDEHYEHDVVIPGLVDAHVHLSGIRTMDPMRWVRADESTLAVRATADLRKLLAAGFTSVRDVGSTAGLALKRGVEEGEVPGPRVYTSGRSISQTAGHGDSHFLPLEWVENGTFLSTLADGEDECRKEARRRIRQGVDCLKIMTTGGVLSEKDAPDQSQFTDREIRAFTEEAHRVGIPVASHAQGAPGIKSALENGVDTIEHGFYVDDEAIALFLETDATFVPTLAIMHRIVEYGDEYDMPEWGLRKAREAQAAHFESVERAYDAGVPIALGTDFIGPALVPHGENALEAELLVSEVGVDEMDAIRAGTGVAARTVPGDDVGIVEEGRFADLVALESDPLADIGALRDVEAVYKSGELVSL; from the coding sequence GTGACCACGTTCGACTGCGGCACGCTCATCGACGGGACCAGCGACGAACCGCGCCACGACGTCCGCCTCGTCGTCGACGAGGACGGGCGAATCGCCGAGGTGGGCGACCCCAATTCGACCGACGCCCACGACGAACACTACGAACACGATGTAGTGATCCCGGGCCTCGTCGACGCCCACGTCCACCTCTCGGGCATCCGGACGATGGACCCGATGCGCTGGGTCCGCGCCGACGAGTCGACGCTCGCAGTGCGGGCCACCGCCGACCTCCGGAAACTGCTCGCGGCGGGCTTCACGAGCGTCCGCGACGTGGGAAGTACGGCAGGACTGGCGCTCAAGCGCGGCGTCGAGGAGGGCGAGGTGCCCGGCCCCCGGGTCTACACCTCGGGGCGGAGCATCTCCCAGACGGCGGGCCACGGCGACTCCCATTTCCTCCCGCTGGAGTGGGTGGAGAACGGCACCTTCCTCTCGACGCTGGCCGACGGCGAGGACGAGTGCCGCAAGGAGGCCCGGCGACGCATCCGGCAGGGCGTCGACTGTCTGAAGATAATGACCACCGGCGGCGTCCTCTCGGAGAAGGACGCCCCCGACCAGAGCCAGTTTACGGACCGCGAGATTCGGGCGTTCACCGAGGAGGCCCACCGCGTGGGCATCCCCGTCGCCTCGCACGCGCAGGGCGCTCCGGGCATCAAGAGCGCACTGGAGAACGGCGTCGACACCATCGAACACGGCTTCTACGTGGACGACGAGGCCATCGCCCTCTTTCTGGAGACGGACGCCACCTTCGTCCCGACGCTCGCCATCATGCATCGCATCGTGGAGTACGGCGACGAGTACGACATGCCTGAGTGGGGCCTGCGGAAGGCCCGCGAGGCGCAGGCGGCGCACTTCGAGTCGGTCGAACGGGCCTACGACGCGGGCGTCCCTATCGCCCTCGGGACGGACTTCATCGGCCCAGCCCTCGTCCCGCACGGCGAGAACGCGCTGGAGGCGGAACTGCTCGTCTCCGAGGTGGGGGTGGACGAGATGGACGCGATACGGGCGGGAACGGGCGTCGCGGCCCGGACCGTCCCCGGCGACGACGTCGGCATCGTAGAGGAGGGACGGTTCGCCGACCTCGTCGCCCTTGAGTCGGACCCGCTGGCGGACATCGGGGCGCTCAGGGACGTCGAGGCGGTGTACAAGAGCGGCGAACTGGTGTCGCTGTAG